The sequence below is a genomic window from Streptosporangium lutulentum.
TACGACGACGCCTGCCCTTCAGCGCGGCCCATGATCCATCCCGGCGACCTTCGGGACCAGCCAGGGCGGCATGTGCTGCTCCCGCAGTTCCGCGTACAGCACCGCGATTCGCTGTGCGGCCCGCTCGGGGTCGGTGGCAGAGTGCCAGGCGTAGACGAAGCGGCTATGCCGAAAGCTCCACCCGATGCGCCACCAGAACCGCTCCCCGTCACACCGGACGACCAGGCCCACCCAAACCGACACCAGCGCCAGGTCGTACCCATCATGGATATCGCAGGTAATCTGCTGAACGGCGAGCTCACGCCGAAGTAACTCCGCGGTCTCCAGCGAAGTCATCCCCATGGGAACCAGCGGCCTGATCGATTCCTCCATGACCGCTCCTACCCCGTGCCTAAAGCAGAACGCGGCTCCTGATACATCGAGTGTCCGTTATAGGAAGCCTCGTCAGGCCAGACAGGAAATCCGCACCAGAGAGAGGCGTTCCGCCTCTCCTCTCTACGAGACACACGCCGATCTGTCATGGATGTAGCCCTTCGGTCTGCTGATTTCGTACCGCCAGCACATCCATCAAGATATCTACTCGTCTAGAGGAGTAAGGATGCCATATCATTTATGGCTCCTCTAGACGAGTTCGTCAAGTGTTATCGAGCAGGAAGCTCGTACGAAAGCACGTAGGCATCGCTGGACATCACTGTGTCGCACACCTCCACAGCACGTCCGTCTGCGGCGTAAGCCGTACGGACCAAGCGAAACACCGGAACGCCCGGCGCCAGTTTGAGCGCCCGCACCTCATCGCGGAGCGGCATCCGGGAACGGATCTCCTCCACGAAGTGATCCAGCCTGTACCCCAATTCCTCCAGCCGGGCATATATCCCACCCGGACCACTGTCTGGCAGTGCGATCTGCGTGTCCCGAGCGATCTCCGCCGGGATATACGAGACGGCCGTCTCCACCGGCTGACCGTTGATCAGATACCGGCGTGACCGCCGGATCACATGATCTTCCAGGGGGATCCCCAATTTCTCGGCCACCTCCGCCGACACCTGCTCTTCGGCGATCGTTAAAGAGTCGACAGATGGCTTCCCACCCGTTCCTTCCGTCTCCGCGATGAACGCGGCCTTGCCCCGTTCGCGGTGGCGGCGGGCAAAACGATCAGAAGCCAGCCGTCGCACCAGAGGATGAGCCCGAACGAAGACACCACGCCCATGCTCGGCGACCGTCAGCCCTTCGCCCTGGAGGACCTGGAGTGCGTTGCGAACAGTCATCCGTGCGACGCCGTAATGTTGCATGAGCCGAGCCTCTGAAGGGATCTTGTCACCTTCGGATAGGGTGCCACGCTCGATCGCATCACGGATGTGATCGGCGATCTGTCGGAAGACGGCCCGGTCACTGGTCGGGTCCAGATCCGGCAACAGCAGCTCGGCCACACCCAACTCCTCAACTCATACATACATGTACCGCAGTTTGAGAATAGCGATCAGCAGCCCCGGAGGTAATCCGATGGATCACCACAACACGCACTCCGTCAGCGTGGCAGGTGTGATCATCAACGACCAGGGGCGTGCCCTCCTTATCCAGCGCAGAGACAACAATCACTGGGAAGCTCCCGGCGGAGTCCTGGAACGCGACGAGGACATCACCACCGGCCTGCTTCGAGAGATTCGAGAAGAGACCGGCCTGACCATCGAGCCCGTCACCCTGACCGGTGTCTACAAGAACATGACGCGGGGCATCGTCGCCCTGGTCTTCCGTTGCAAGGTCATCGACGGCCGACTCACCGAAACCGACGAAGCCCGCGCCTTCCGCTGGGTCACTGCCGAAGAGGTCCAGAAACTCGCATCCGAGGCATTCGCCGTCCGCGTCCTCGATGCCATGCACCACGACCGCGTACCGGCCGTACGCCACCACGACGGCACCCGGCTGCTCGGACCGTCACAGCTACACGAGTGACCTTCTATAGGCATCGGACGAGGATATGCATTCCAGCGAAAAGCGTGCTCACCTCGGTCCAGACGTTCGACCAGTCTAGGGACGGAGCTGGATAGCCGCAGTCCCCAAGGCTGAGAGGAGCTTGACGACGAAGGACTCGCAACGCCCTTCGGCGTTGCGAGTCCGTATCGTTCCGCACATTGCTACAGCAGAGAGTGGGCAGCCTCGGCCCACTCATCGATGCGGGCTGCTGCGAAGGACACCTTCCCAACCGCAGAGGAGATCTTCACCAGCGGCTTCCGCAGATGCCGGCTGAGACCGCTGGCCCCGTCGACGATCGTGCCGAACTCGTTGAGCTCCTGGACGCCTCCCCGGGCCGATGCAGCCAATCCGATCAAGCCGTTGAGGAACTCATCGAGTTCCTCCGCACGGTCATCGCGCGGGGTGACAGCGACGAAATTCAGGATGCCTCGCACGCCACCGTCGATCGCCTGCATCCGCTTGGCGAACCGCTTGGCGCTCGCCTCCAGCTCATCGGCCGGGCTACTGATGGCCATCGCGTACTTGGCGACCACGGCCAGGCGGGCGCTCATCGGAGCGCCTTCATGGGTGAGCCGGCTCAAATCGGGCCCGGATGCCTCCGACAGCGCTCCGATGGTCTCGATAGAGGAGGCGATCTCCTCCAGGTCTCCGGTCATCGCCTCCATTTCGGTCTCGAGCAGGACAATGCTGTCCAGGAAACCGGGGGCGTCCTCCGCTAGGACGGGATCGACCGCCATGGGTTCGATCTCCTGCCCCCGCATGACCCTGGCAGGAGTCAGGAGGTCGAACCCATCGCGCATGCCTGCCTCCAGCGCGCCCTCAAGGGCCTTGCGGGCCTTGATCAGGCCGCCCTTCACCTGGACGAACCTGATGGTCCTGATGGTCGAGATGTCGAATGGGAGTTGGCTGTGCTCACCGAGCTGGATCGTGGGTTTCCCGGTGGCATGACGTAACCCGAGCTCGTACATCACGTTCGCGTTGCCGCCACCCAGATCGGCGATGACGATGTCGGCTTCCAGAATGTTGCGGCAGACCTGTTCGTTGATCTCGCCCGAGCCAGGAAGATCATCTGCGCGGACCGGGTTGATGCCGAACTTTCGGCAGGCGGCCAGGGTGACGTGCTCGAAGACTTCCAGGGCATCCTCGTAGGTCTTCTGCTCCGGACTGTCGGGGGGCGCAAAGGCATCGCCGATCGGACCGATGGCGAAGCACGTCCACACGCGCTCCGGCTTCTCCGGCGGTTCCGCGAGGGCGGGTGGGGCCATGACGCTCATCAATTCTCCTCTGTCTCTCGGGCGGCATATCTGGCGCCCGTCTCCATGTCTTCGGCGTAGACCGGGACCTGGTCGATGCCGAGGGTGTTCAGTAGAAACGCGGTCGGGATGCGGTAGTGGTTGCCAACCCGGACTACGGGACAGGGAAAGCTCCCAACTCGGATCAGGCGGTAGGCGGTACCAGGACAGATGCCGAGGGCCCTGGCGGCGGTGCGCAGGTCGACAGCCAGAGGGAGGCCAAACACCTCGGCGAAGGTCAGCGGTGTCTCGGTCATCGGGCGGCACCCACGGGACGCAATGACAGAGTTCCGATGGGGCGGCCTTCGGCGGGGCGCCGCGCGCGATAGACGATGTCCATCAGCCCGAGCCGATGGGCGAGCGTCCCGAGCCGTTCGCCCTCGACCTGTGCGGGCGAGGCTGCGAAGCGGATCGCGGCAGAGAGTCCATCCTCCCGTGCCGGCGGAGCGATCTCCAGCTCCCACCCGTCTCGGGGGAACAGGTCCAGGTCGTCCAGCTGTGCGAATACAGAGGGATCTTCCGTGGCGATCTCCCTGGCACCGCTCCGAGCCGCGGACCAGGTCCTGTTGGCTGCGGACTTGAGGAGCCGCTTGCCCACACCGGGCAGTTCAACGTTGGCGGCCGTCAAACCCTCCAGAAAAGAGGTGACCATTTCGGCTTCGAGATCCTCGTGACTTACGCGCAGCCGAGTGGAGATCAGAGAGAGGGCGCGACGCATCCAGGGCTCCGCCAACCAGACGGCGAACAGCCGCCCCATCTCGTCTCCCGGCGCGTCTCGCTGAGCCTCGAGAATCGCCTCCCGCCAGACCGCGTCGCGCAGCCCTGTGTCACCACCGACGCCGCGTACCGCATCCCGGGCCTGATTCACCGTCAATCGGACGCGGCCGGTGCCGGAGTTGACGGACAGACCGGGGTGTTCCCCCGAGACGATCCACTCGTCGATCATGCGAGACAAGACGCCCCACGGGTGAAGTGCCATGAGTACTCCTCAGTCGTGTCGATTGATCACGTCGAGAAACCGCCCAACATTGGGATGCCGGTCGTCACCGACAGCGAACAGCACTGCGTCGACGGCCGCCTCGTGCTTCGAGTCCCCGGCCGCGACGCGATGCCAGCGCAGCATCGTGTCGCGGAGGGTGCCGCCCGGTCCGCGAGCCCTTAGCGTCCGCCTGATCAGCAGGACAGTCAGGGCGAATACCTCGTCGTCCGCGAACTGCGCTCCAAACCAGGCCAGATCACAGCGGAGCAGTTTGGGCAGGATGTAGGTCGCGTAACCTGCCTCTGCGCCCTCGGACTCCGTCCAGGCGCGCAGCACTCGGAGCACGGCACGCCGGTCGCCTCGGCGAAACAGATCGAGCAGTGCGTTGTCCACAGCGCGGTCGACGTAGCGGTGGGGCTCCACCTCC
It includes:
- a CDS encoding GntR family transcriptional regulator, whose product is MAELLLPDLDPTSDRAVFRQIADHIRDAIERGTLSEGDKIPSEARLMQHYGVARMTVRNALQVLQGEGLTVAEHGRGVFVRAHPLVRRLASDRFARRHRERGKAAFIAETEGTGGKPSVDSLTIAEEQVSAEVAEKLGIPLEDHVIRRSRRYLINGQPVETAVSYIPAEIARDTQIALPDSGPGGIYARLEELGYRLDHFVEEIRSRMPLRDEVRALKLAPGVPVFRLVRTAYAADGRAVEVCDTVMSSDAYVLSYELPAR
- a CDS encoding NUDIX hydrolase gives rise to the protein MDHHNTHSVSVAGVIINDQGRALLIQRRDNNHWEAPGGVLERDEDITTGLLREIREETGLTIEPVTLTGVYKNMTRGIVALVFRCKVIDGRLTETDEARAFRWVTAEEVQKLASEAFAVRVLDAMHHDRVPAVRHHDGTRLLGPSQLHE
- a CDS encoding helix-turn-helix domain-containing protein — its product is MTETPLTFAEVFGLPLAVDLRTAARALGICPGTAYRLIRVGSFPCPVVRVGNHYRIPTAFLLNTLGIDQVPVYAEDMETGARYAARETEEN